The Candidatus Thermoplasmatota archaeon genome includes a window with the following:
- a CDS encoding acyltransferase, giving the protein MIHESAYVEDAKIGKGTKIWHFVHVRKGAKIGKNCNIGKGVYIDTNVEIGDNCKIQNFTTIYQGVKIGNDVFIGPHVCFTNDIYPRAFIWNEEKLAKTVVKDGASIGASSTIVAGITIGKCAMVGAGAVVTKDIPDYGLVFGNPASLKGFVCECGTKLKKLGKKENKIVLKCPQCGKEVEINYEIYAGVEK; this is encoded by the coding sequence ATGATACATGAATCGGCATATGTGGAAGATGCGAAAATTGGAAAAGGAACGAAAATATGGCATTTTGTTCATGTCAGGAAAGGAGCAAAAATCGGAAAAAACTGCAACATTGGAAAAGGAGTTTACATAGATACAAATGTTGAAATAGGCGACAATTGCAAAATCCAAAATTTTACAACCATCTATCAGGGAGTAAAAATAGGTAATGATGTCTTTATAGGCCCTCATGTCTGCTTCACCAATGATATTTATCCAAGAGCGTTTATCTGGAATGAGGAAAAATTGGCAAAAACCGTGGTAAAAGATGGTGCCTCCATAGGAGCTAGTTCAACGATTGTGGCGGGTATAACTATAGGAAAATGTGCAATGGTTGGAGCAGGAGCTGTAGTAACAAAAGATATTCCAGATTATGGATTGGTTTTTGGAAATCCGGCAAGTTTGAAAGGATTTGTTTGTGAGTGTGGCACAAAGCTAAAAAAACTGGGAAAGAAAGAAAATAAGATTGTTTTAAAATGTCCTCAATGTGGAAAAGAAGTAGAAATAAATTATGAGATATATGCAGGGGTAGAAAAATGA
- a CDS encoding DegT/DnrJ/EryC1/StrS family aminotransferase, with protein sequence MISIAKPLIGAEEKQAVSEVLDSGMIACGPKTKEFEEEFANFVGTKYAVATNSGTASLHIALLSLGIREGDEVIVPSFSFIATANSVLFCNAKPVFCDINSKTFNIDINKIEKLITDKTKAIMPVHLYGQPADMKPILEVAEKYGLYVIGDAAQAHGAKYDNKMIGSFGDVECFSFYPTKNMTTGEGGMVTTNSEKVAERAYSIRNHGREKTKCGYGHNRLGYNYRMTDIAAAIGIEQLKKLPKFNERRKENAKYLNKKLDEMKGIETPYALKNVEHVYHQYTIKCKDREKLIQKLKENGIGYGIYYPKPLHSYKHLKGFAHDDLKNSEEVAKEVISLPVHPSLTKDDLEKIVEAIT encoded by the coding sequence ATGATTTCTATTGCTAAGCCATTGATCGGAGCAGAAGAAAAACAGGCCGTTTCAGAAGTTCTAGACTCTGGAATGATTGCATGCGGGCCAAAAACAAAAGAATTTGAAGAAGAATTTGCCAATTTTGTTGGAACAAAATATGCTGTTGCAACTAATTCTGGAACGGCATCTTTACATATTGCTCTGCTTTCTTTAGGAATAAGAGAAGGAGATGAAGTTATAGTTCCTTCTTTTTCGTTTATTGCGACAGCAAACTCTGTTTTATTTTGTAATGCCAAACCAGTATTTTGTGATATAAATTCAAAAACTTTTAACATAGATATAAACAAAATTGAGAAGTTGATAACTGATAAAACCAAAGCTATTATGCCTGTTCATTTATATGGGCAACCAGCAGATATGAAACCAATTTTGGAAGTAGCTGAAAAATATGGGTTATATGTTATAGGAGATGCTGCTCAAGCCCATGGAGCAAAATATGACAATAAAATGATAGGCTCATTTGGTGATGTCGAATGCTTTTCTTTTTATCCCACCAAAAATATGACAACCGGAGAGGGAGGAATGGTAACAACAAACAGTGAGAAGGTGGCTGAGAGAGCTTATTCTATTAGGAATCATGGAAGAGAAAAAACGAAATGTGGTTATGGACACAACCGATTGGGTTACAATTACAGGATGACGGATATTGCAGCCGCTATTGGAATCGAGCAATTAAAAAAATTACCGAAATTTAATGAAAGAAGGAAAGAGAATGCAAAATATTTAAATAAGAAATTGGATGAAATGAAAGGGATAGAAACACCTTATGCTTTAAAAAATGTCGAACACGTATATCATCAATATACAATAAAGTGCAAAGATAGGGAAAAGCTTATTCAAAAATTAAAAGAAAATGGGATAGGCTATGGGATTTATTATCCAAAGCCATTACATTCTTATAAGCACCTGAAGGGGTTTGCACATGATGATTTAAAGAATTCCGAAGAAGTAGCCAAAGAAGTAATTTCATTGCCAGTACATCCATCATTGACAAAAGATGATTTAGAAAAGATAGTGGAAGCCATTACATAG